In Thermosynechococcus sichuanensis E542, a single genomic region encodes these proteins:
- the purF gene encoding amidophosphoribosyltransferase, with product MTEQQFADKPEEACGVFGVYAPGVDVARLAYFGLYALQHRGQESAGIATFAGDTVHCYKDMGLVSQVFDEEILGRLVGDLAVGHNRYSTTGSSRIVNAQPVVVETRLGPLALAHNGNLVNTYALREQVLACDAPTAVLASTTDSELIAWAIAQAVATGQSWSEGMITAAQQCQGAFSLVMGTPAGLFGLRDAHGIRPLVIGRLLIEGTPHYVLASETCALDIIGADYVRDVEPGELVHITAEGIDSVQWAESQRKLCIFEMIYFARPDSVMQRESLYSYRQRLGQQLGREAPADADVVIAVPDSGVPAAIGFSQATGVPYAEGLIKNRYVGRTFIQPTQSMRESGIRMKLNPLRDVLMGQRVVIVDDSIVRGTTSRKIVKALRDAGAVEVHMRISSPPVTHPCFYGIDTDTQDQLIAATKSVAEIAAQIGVDSLSYLSWQGMIAATYDTGDRFCSACFTGKYPISIPEPVKRQKLVLEQIPQ from the coding sequence ATGACAGAACAACAATTTGCTGATAAGCCGGAAGAAGCCTGTGGTGTGTTTGGGGTCTATGCCCCCGGGGTCGATGTGGCTCGCCTTGCCTACTTTGGTCTCTATGCCCTCCAACATCGCGGTCAGGAATCGGCTGGAATTGCCACATTTGCCGGTGACACCGTCCATTGTTACAAGGACATGGGTCTTGTCTCCCAAGTCTTTGATGAAGAGATTCTTGGGCGGCTGGTGGGAGATTTGGCTGTCGGCCACAACCGCTACTCGACCACGGGGTCTAGTCGCATTGTCAACGCCCAACCCGTAGTGGTGGAAACTCGCTTAGGGCCTTTGGCCTTGGCCCACAACGGCAATTTGGTGAATACCTACGCCCTGCGGGAACAGGTGCTGGCCTGCGATGCCCCGACAGCGGTGCTAGCGAGTACAACGGATTCCGAACTCATTGCCTGGGCGATCGCCCAAGCGGTAGCCACTGGCCAATCCTGGTCAGAGGGGATGATTACTGCAGCTCAACAGTGCCAAGGGGCTTTTAGCCTAGTGATGGGTACCCCAGCGGGATTGTTTGGACTGCGGGATGCCCACGGCATTCGTCCCCTAGTGATTGGCCGCCTGCTGATCGAAGGGACGCCCCACTATGTTCTGGCTTCGGAGACCTGCGCCCTCGATATTATTGGTGCGGACTATGTGCGGGATGTGGAGCCGGGGGAACTCGTCCATATTACTGCCGAGGGGATTGACAGTGTGCAATGGGCAGAGTCGCAACGGAAGCTGTGTATCTTTGAGATGATTTACTTTGCTCGCCCCGATAGTGTCATGCAGCGGGAGAGCCTCTATAGCTACCGGCAGCGCTTAGGGCAACAGTTGGGTCGCGAAGCTCCTGCCGATGCCGATGTGGTGATTGCTGTTCCCGACTCTGGCGTGCCAGCGGCCATTGGCTTTTCCCAAGCAACGGGGGTGCCCTACGCTGAAGGTCTGATTAAAAATCGCTATGTGGGGCGCACGTTTATCCAGCCCACCCAGTCCATGCGCGAGTCGGGAATTCGCATGAAGCTGAATCCGCTGCGGGATGTGCTGATGGGACAGCGGGTGGTGATTGTGGATGACTCGATTGTGCGGGGCACCACTAGCCGCAAAATTGTCAAGGCGCTGCGGGATGCCGGAGCTGTAGAAGTTCACATGCGCATTTCTTCGCCCCCTGTCACGCATCCCTGCTTCTATGGCATTGACACCGATACCCAAGATCAACTGATTGCCGCCACCAAGTCTGTGGCTGAGATTGCCGCTCAGATTGGCGTAGATTCCCTGAGTTACCTCAGTTGGCAGGGGATGATTGCCGCCACCTACGATACGGGCGATCGCTTTTGTTCCGCCTGTTTTACAGGCAAGTACCCCATTAGTATCCCGGAGCCAGTGAAACGGCAAAAGCTGGTGCTTGAGCAAATTCCCCAATGA